One window of Campylobacter avium LMG 24591 genomic DNA carries:
- the recJ gene encoding single-stranded-DNA-specific exonuclease RecJ: MTMLDKEKIKEILSSRFKEDLHKNLADLPMPSCLKDIYKAANRIKEAIEQNEKVAIVGDYDVDGVISCVILSEFFDDIAFDYVVKIPNRFKDGYGLNQNIIEELEDVSLIITVDNGISAFEAAQLCLQKGIDLIITDHHCPPKILPQAFAIVNPKQADCKFPDIEICGAQVVWYLVAALKQICKLKYDMSKFLDILTIAIIADMMELRDLNRALVKSGIEYINKSQRTAFRVLKEQYQKQKFELENISFLIAPLLNSAGRMDDATLSYEFLKSKKSTEAKELLSKIENFNELRKDEENKLFNEALMQSDDKDSCVVVFKEDWHEGVLGIVASRLAKHFNKPSFVFSKNEGNIKGSARSVGTVDILELIKTAENLLSNFGGHKGAAGLCLEDKNYESFKELINLECKKIPHRAFICNDDILGELSAFDVDFEILKILEHFEPFGYKNPKPFFIFKDLHVKHKKTMGDKEQHLKLILQDKNKMVEALFFNFDKDVELNSKISFVASISKNEFRGLLTPQLIIRELIGA; this comes from the coding sequence ATGACAATGCTTGATAAGGAGAAAATAAAAGAGATTTTATCGTCTCGCTTCAAGGAGGATTTGCATAAAAATTTGGCCGATTTGCCTATGCCCTCTTGCTTAAAAGATATTTACAAGGCTGCTAATAGGATAAAAGAGGCCATTGAGCAAAATGAAAAAGTTGCGATAGTTGGCGATTACGATGTTGATGGCGTGATTTCTTGCGTTATACTTAGCGAATTTTTCGATGATATAGCCTTTGATTATGTGGTCAAAATTCCAAATCGCTTCAAAGACGGCTACGGTTTAAACCAAAACATAATAGAAGAACTTGAGGATGTATCCTTAATCATAACAGTAGATAATGGCATATCAGCTTTTGAAGCCGCACAGCTTTGTTTGCAAAAGGGCATAGACTTAATCATCACAGACCATCACTGCCCGCCTAAAATTCTGCCACAAGCCTTTGCTATAGTAAATCCAAAGCAAGCGGATTGCAAATTCCCAGATATTGAAATTTGCGGTGCTCAGGTTGTGTGGTATTTGGTTGCGGCCTTAAAACAAATTTGTAAATTAAAATACGACATGTCTAAATTCTTAGACATTCTAACCATAGCCATCATAGCTGATATGATGGAGTTAAGGGACTTAAACAGAGCCTTGGTTAAAAGCGGCATAGAATACATAAACAAATCCCAAAGAACAGCCTTTAGGGTTTTAAAAGAACAGTACCAAAAGCAAAAATTTGAGCTTGAAAACATAAGTTTTTTGATAGCTCCACTCTTAAATTCAGCGGGCAGAATGGACGATGCCACTCTTTCTTATGAGTTTTTAAAAAGCAAAAAAAGCACAGAGGCAAAAGAGCTGTTAAGCAAGATAGAGAATTTTAACGAGCTTCGAAAAGATGAGGAAAACAAGCTTTTCAACGAGGCCTTAATGCAAAGTGATGATAAGGACTCTTGCGTTGTGGTTTTTAAAGAGGATTGGCATGAGGGCGTTTTAGGCATAGTGGCCTCAAGGCTTGCTAAGCATTTTAACAAACCTAGTTTTGTTTTTAGCAAAAATGAGGGCAATATCAAGGGCTCTGCACGCTCTGTTGGCACTGTGGATATTTTAGAACTTATAAAAACAGCTGAAAATTTGCTGAGTAATTTTGGCGGACACAAAGGAGCTGCCGGGCTTTGTTTGGAGGACAAAAACTACGAAAGCTTTAAAGAGCTTATAAATTTAGAATGTAAGAAAATTCCACACCGTGCTTTTATATGCAATGACGACATTTTAGGCGAGCTAAGCGCCTTTGATGTGGATTTTGAGATACTTAAAATTCTAGAACATTTTGAGCCATTTGGATATAAAAATCCAAAGCCTTTTTTTATCTTTAAAGACTTACATGTCAAGCATAAAAAGACTATGGGCGATAAAGAACAGCACCTAAAACTTATCCTGCAAGATAAAAATAAAATGGTGGAAGCGCTGTTTTTCAACTTCGATAAAGATGTGGAGCTAAATTCAAAGATAAGCTTTGTAGCTAGTATCTCAAAAAATGAATTTAGAGGGCTTTTAACGCCCCAGCTTATCATTAGAGAGCTTATAGGGGCTTAG
- a CDS encoding cyclophilin-like fold protein, whose amino-acid sequence MRILFIAAFLACFIFAKEANMVFLEYKTQGADVKIQVELDGNQASKEFLAQLPLELEFSDYANKEKIAHLPKALTVKNTPDYDPQIGDLFYFSPWGNIGIFYGKQPPYKGLVYLGKLVNAKDLQSLRSIKGNFKLKITR is encoded by the coding sequence ATGCGTATCTTATTTATTGCGGCTTTTCTAGCTTGTTTTATTTTTGCAAAGGAGGCAAATATGGTGTTTTTAGAATATAAGACTCAGGGCGCGGATGTTAAAATTCAAGTTGAGTTAGATGGTAATCAAGCAAGCAAGGAATTTTTAGCACAACTACCGCTGGAGCTAGAATTTAGCGATTATGCGAACAAAGAAAAAATAGCTCATCTTCCTAAGGCCTTAACTGTTAAAAATACCCCAGACTACGACCCGCAAATTGGGGATTTGTTTTATTTTTCGCCTTGGGGGAATATCGGCATTTTTTATGGCAAGCAGCCACCTTATAAGGGGCTAGTGTATCTTGGAAAGCTTGTTAATGCTAAGGATTTGCAAAGCTTAAGGTCTATTAAGGGTAATTTTAAGCTAAAGATTACAAGATAG
- a CDS encoding DNA adenine methylase — MKQSIKDKKAEFLHSLKGKSLAYKRYAKSPLRYGGGKSLAVGLIIEQFPDDLQRIISPFMGGGSVEIAASLELGLEVRAFDIFDILVNFWQVLLKDSKALFDSLKDLEPSKETYAKIKDELKLFWNERQKNPANKPQIKLSPLELARDYYFNFNLSYGPGFLGWLSKIYEDKKDVYLKALQKIKNFDNPNLHVECTSFEAVFEKYPNDFFYLDPPYFLEGNSKMFKGIYPMRNFAIHHNGFNHELLARLLKEHKGRFILSYNDCEFVREAYKDFKILEPKWQYTMGQGEIRIGKNRVKRGDDTNTKVSHELLIIKD; from the coding sequence TTGAAGCAAAGTATCAAGGATAAAAAGGCTGAATTTTTGCATTCTCTTAAGGGCAAAAGCCTAGCTTATAAACGTTACGCAAAAAGCCCCTTGCGTTATGGCGGAGGCAAAAGCTTGGCTGTTGGGCTTATAATCGAACAATTTCCAGATGATTTGCAAAGAATAATCAGTCCTTTTATGGGCGGCGGAAGCGTAGAAATCGCTGCTAGTTTAGAATTAGGGCTTGAGGTTAGAGCCTTTGATATCTTTGATATTTTAGTGAATTTTTGGCAGGTTTTGCTAAAAGATTCCAAGGCACTTTTTGATAGCTTAAAAGACTTAGAGCCAAGCAAAGAAACTTACGCAAAGATTAAAGATGAGCTGAAGTTGTTTTGGAACGAAAGGCAGAAAAACCCCGCAAACAAACCGCAAATAAAGCTAAGTCCTTTAGAGCTTGCAAGAGATTATTATTTTAATTTTAATTTGAGTTATGGGCCTGGATTTTTGGGTTGGCTAAGTAAAATTTATGAGGACAAAAAAGACGTTTATTTAAAGGCTTTGCAAAAGATAAAAAATTTTGATAACCCAAATTTACATGTGGAATGCACCAGCTTTGAAGCTGTTTTTGAAAAATACCCAAATGACTTTTTTTACCTTGATCCGCCTTATTTTTTAGAAGGAAATTCAAAGATGTTTAAAGGAATTTATCCTATGCGAAATTTCGCCATTCATCACAATGGCTTTAACCACGAGCTTTTGGCAAGGCTTTTGAAAGAGCACAAGGGCAGATTTATCTTAAGCTATAATGACTGTGAATTTGTGCGAGAGGCTTACAAGGATTTTAAAATTTTAGAGCCAAAATGGCAATACACAATGGGACAAGGTGAAATTAGGATAGGCAAAAACAGGGTAAAAAGGGGCGATGATACTAATACAAAAGTTTCGCACGAGCTTTTAATCATAAAGGATTAA
- a CDS encoding alpha/beta hydrolase produces the protein MKAILKVFLLSLFFIGGVAMAGDKAWDKVFAKSDEVNVQKVKFKNRYGITLVGDLYIPKNAKGKMPAIAISGPFGAVKEQASGLYAQSLAKQGFITLAFDASYTGESEGKPRNVASPDINTEDFSAAVDFLSTHKMVDENKIGILGICGFGGFALNAAAMDTRVRATVTSTMYDMSRVNANGYNDSANNAKDRQKLKESLNKQRTQDFKKGTYAKAAGLPDKLSGNEPKFIQDYYNYYKTPRGFHKRSINSNGNWNATSALSFINMPILAYSNEILNPVLVIHGEKAHSRYFSEDAFKNLKGKNKELLIVKDASHVDLYDNLDKIPFAKISEFFKQNLN, from the coding sequence ATGAAAGCTATATTAAAGGTCTTTCTTTTAAGCTTATTTTTTATAGGAGGTGTGGCCATGGCTGGGGACAAAGCTTGGGACAAGGTTTTCGCAAAAAGTGATGAGGTAAATGTGCAAAAGGTTAAATTTAAAAACCGCTACGGCATTACATTGGTGGGCGATTTGTATATACCTAAAAATGCAAAGGGTAAAATGCCTGCCATCGCTATAAGCGGACCATTTGGAGCTGTTAAAGAACAAGCTTCAGGGCTGTATGCTCAAAGTCTAGCAAAGCAAGGCTTCATCACCTTAGCCTTTGATGCGTCTTATACGGGCGAAAGCGAAGGAAAACCTAGAAATGTGGCCTCGCCGGACATAAATACAGAGGATTTTTCAGCCGCTGTTGATTTTTTGAGCACTCATAAAATGGTGGATGAAAATAAGATAGGAATTTTAGGAATTTGTGGTTTTGGAGGCTTTGCCTTAAATGCTGCTGCTATGGATACTAGGGTAAGAGCAACTGTCACTTCAACTATGTATGATATGAGCAGGGTTAATGCTAATGGCTATAATGATAGTGCTAACAACGCAAAGGATAGGCAAAAATTAAAAGAAAGCTTAAATAAGCAAAGAACGCAAGATTTTAAAAAAGGCACCTATGCTAAGGCAGCCGGTTTGCCTGATAAACTAAGCGGAAATGAGCCAAAATTCATACAAGATTATTATAATTATTACAAAACACCAAGAGGCTTTCATAAACGTTCTATAAATTCAAATGGCAATTGGAACGCGACCTCAGCCCTTTCTTTCATAAACATGCCTATCTTAGCATATAGTAACGAAATACTAAATCCTGTGCTTGTCATACACGGAGAAAAGGCACACAGCAGGTATTTTAGCGAGGATGCTTTTAAAAATTTAAAGGGTAAGAATAAAGAGCTCTTGATAGTAAAAGATGCTTCTCATGTGGATTTGTATGATAATTTAGATAAAATTCCTTTTGCAAAAATATCTGAATTTTTCAAGCAAAATTTGAACTAA
- a CDS encoding NAD(P)H-dependent oxidoreductase, producing the protein MVFTFEESLQQRFACKAFTDKEIQKDDLDFILEAGRLAPSSCGFEPWKFVVLSKKEDNEALSKLCFNQENVATASHNIIILARTDLQAKDEYARKQVARFCSPNVDKDKFQQVLNSYTGATNAMNEEQLYAYANNQCHLALMQMATAAMVKGIDSCMIGGFEKAKVDEYLRLNYPFQTAVILSLGYRKNEPKYKKQRLKIEEVVEYR; encoded by the coding sequence ATGGTTTTTACCTTTGAAGAAAGCTTACAGCAAAGATTTGCCTGCAAGGCTTTTACAGACAAAGAGATACAAAAAGACGACCTAGACTTCATCTTAGAGGCAGGCCGCTTGGCACCTAGTTCTTGCGGCTTTGAGCCTTGGAAATTTGTGGTTCTTAGCAAAAAAGAAGATAATGAGGCCCTAAGCAAGCTTTGTTTTAATCAAGAAAATGTCGCCACCGCAAGCCATAACATCATCATCTTAGCAAGAACTGATTTGCAAGCTAAGGATGAGTATGCGAGAAAGCAGGTTGCGAGATTTTGCAGTCCCAATGTAGATAAAGACAAATTTCAGCAGGTGTTAAATTCTTATACCGGAGCCACAAATGCCATGAATGAGGAGCAGCTTTACGCTTATGCTAATAATCAATGCCACCTAGCCCTTATGCAAATGGCGACTGCTGCTATGGTAAAGGGCATTGATTCTTGTATGATAGGAGGCTTTGAAAAGGCCAAGGTTGATGAGTATCTAAGGCTGAATTACCCTTTTCAAACCGCAGTTATCTTAAGTCTTGGATACAGAAAAAATGAGCCAAAATACAAAAAACAAAGACTTAAAATAGAAGAAGTGGTTGAGTATAGATAA
- a CDS encoding winged helix-turn-helix transcriptional regulator, whose protein sequence is MKKELSCIKAENIQGSPFSYTLSLIGGKYKMGILYALFHFKTVRYNELKRYMGSISFKSLSNALKELENDKLIQRKEYPQIPPKVEYSLSTKGQSLIPILDSLNAWGEKYYKDKN, encoded by the coding sequence ATGAAAAAAGAGCTATCTTGCATAAAGGCAGAAAATATACAAGGTTCGCCATTTTCCTACACTCTTTCTTTAATAGGCGGAAAGTATAAGATGGGAATTTTATACGCCTTGTTTCATTTCAAAACAGTTCGCTATAACGAGCTTAAAAGATATATGGGTTCAATTTCTTTTAAAAGTTTAAGCAATGCACTTAAAGAGCTTGAAAACGACAAGCTAATACAAAGAAAAGAATACCCTCAAATTCCACCAAAGGTAGAATACTCACTATCCACAAAGGGACAGTCTTTAATACCAATCCTAGATTCCCTTAACGCTTGGGGAGAAAAATACTACAAGGATAAAAATTAA
- a CDS encoding aldo/keto reductase, whose translation MQDIKHSKNFANNSRRSFLKHSAKTLAYAVSLGAGMAAFNPLVAKNNNKGNTMQTITLNNGVKMPILGYGVYQIDAKETQRCVEDALEVGYRLIDTAQSYFNEEGVGAAIKASGIKREEIFVTTKLWVSYTNETKAKKAFDNSLKKLGLDYIDLYLIHQPFNDVYGAWRTMSKLYKDKKIRAIGVSNFYDDRLVDFCLNNEIKPALNQIECNPLHAQFQMQKLMKEYNVAMQSWASFGEGKNNMFSNPTIAKIGKKYNKTVAQVILRWLIQREIAVIPKTTRKERMLENFSVFDFTLDAKDMQTMASLDDKKSLFFDHRDPAMVKWLNEYKADL comes from the coding sequence ATGCAAGATATAAAGCACTCAAAAAACTTTGCTAACAACTCAAGACGAAGCTTTTTAAAACATAGTGCAAAAACACTAGCTTATGCAGTTAGTTTAGGTGCAGGAATGGCTGCTTTTAATCCACTCGTAGCAAAAAATAATAACAAAGGAAATACCATGCAAACTATAACTCTAAACAACGGCGTTAAAATGCCTATCTTAGGCTATGGAGTCTATCAAATAGACGCTAAAGAAACTCAAAGATGTGTAGAAGATGCCTTAGAAGTGGGATACAGGCTTATAGATACAGCACAGTCGTATTTTAACGAAGAGGGCGTAGGTGCTGCCATAAAAGCAAGTGGCATAAAAAGGGAAGAAATCTTTGTAACTACAAAGTTATGGGTAAGTTATACAAATGAAACAAAAGCAAAAAAAGCCTTTGATAATTCTTTAAAAAAGCTTGGCTTAGACTATATAGACCTTTATTTGATACACCAACCATTTAATGATGTTTATGGAGCGTGGCGAACTATGAGTAAGCTCTACAAAGATAAAAAAATAAGAGCCATTGGAGTAAGTAATTTTTATGATGATAGATTGGTGGATTTTTGCTTAAACAACGAAATAAAACCGGCTCTAAATCAAATCGAATGCAATCCTTTACACGCTCAATTTCAAATGCAAAAACTTATGAAAGAATACAATGTAGCTATGCAGTCTTGGGCTTCATTTGGAGAGGGAAAAAACAATATGTTTAGCAATCCAACCATAGCTAAAATTGGAAAAAAATACAACAAAACAGTAGCTCAAGTTATACTAAGATGGCTCATACAAAGAGAGATAGCAGTAATTCCTAAAACTACCAGAAAGGAAAGAATGTTAGAGAATTTCTCGGTATTTGATTTTACACTAGATGCTAAGGATATGCAAACAATGGCAAGTTTAGACGATAAAAAGTCCTTATTTTTCGACCACAGAGACCCTGCTATGGTTAAGTGGCTAAATGAGTATAAAGCGGATTTATAA
- a CDS encoding aldo/keto reductase, with amino-acid sequence MKNNPRREFLLNTAKCAGALAVLNTTFATNIFATTAKEAMPVPTVKLNNGVSMPIIGLGTYSINEVSTFLDAINVGYRLIDSAQLYGNEKVVGEAVKQSKVKREEFFITTKLSSNMDFKQTQKSIDDTLKLMNLKYLDLLLIHQPFENRKQMYKAMEEAYKKGKIKAIGVSNFTPDIYSDFVKSCEIIPAVNQCETHIFYQQKKLREVMKDHGTMLQSWSPFVHGKKEFFENKTMLAIAKKYNKTVAQVALRFLTQENIIVIPKAARLKYMKENLNIFDFELSKADMKKIQDLDENKGQFSYSR; translated from the coding sequence ATGAAAAATAATCCAAGACGCGAATTTTTGCTAAATACCGCTAAGTGTGCGGGTGCTTTAGCAGTGCTTAACACAACATTTGCTACAAATATTTTTGCAACTACTGCCAAAGAAGCTATGCCTGTGCCTACTGTAAAACTCAACAACGGTGTTTCTATGCCTATAATTGGACTTGGGACCTATTCTATAAATGAGGTTTCTACCTTTCTTGATGCTATAAATGTAGGTTATAGATTAATAGACAGTGCTCAACTTTATGGAAATGAAAAGGTGGTGGGCGAGGCAGTAAAACAGTCAAAGGTAAAAAGAGAGGAATTCTTTATCACTACCAAACTATCAAGCAACATGGACTTTAAACAAACACAAAAAAGCATAGATGACACCTTGAAACTAATGAATTTAAAATATTTAGACTTGCTTTTAATACACCAACCATTTGAAAACAGAAAGCAAATGTATAAGGCTATGGAAGAAGCTTATAAAAAAGGTAAAATAAAGGCTATAGGTGTATCAAATTTCACACCTGATATTTATAGCGACTTTGTAAAATCTTGCGAGATAATACCTGCTGTAAATCAGTGCGAAACACACATCTTTTATCAACAAAAGAAGCTAAGAGAAGTTATGAAGGATCACGGCACAATGCTTCAGTCTTGGAGTCCTTTTGTGCATGGTAAAAAAGAATTCTTTGAAAACAAAACTATGTTAGCAATAGCTAAAAAATACAACAAAACAGTAGCGCAAGTTGCACTAAGATTCTTAACACAAGAAAATATAATAGTAATACCTAAGGCTGCGAGATTAAAATATATGAAAGAAAATTTAAATATCTTTGATTTTGAATTAAGCAAGGCTGATATGAAAAAGATACAAGACTTAGATGAAAACAAGGGGCAGTTTTCATACAGTCGCTAA
- a CDS encoding outer membrane beta-barrel protein, giving the protein MKKFIAVLFLFSSFSFAISIGSLSISPEIGGSYKNENIGSYTYNTYGVGARLWLGYNNIFVAPQYKYYKANNTFFDFTKQQYGLSLGYNLDLSIISILPYVGFNYSKFNALFENDISYNVGVRLKTSILPIFASVEYEYEKLNYINGGKTNASGFLFNVGVSF; this is encoded by the coding sequence ATGAAAAAATTTATCGCTGTCTTATTTTTATTTTCTAGCTTTAGCTTTGCCATAAGTATAGGTTCGCTTAGCATTTCGCCTGAGATTGGCGGTTCTTACAAAAATGAAAATATTGGTTCTTATACTTATAATACATACGGCGTTGGTGCTAGGCTGTGGCTAGGATATAATAATATCTTTGTAGCGCCACAATACAAGTATTACAAAGCAAACAATACCTTTTTTGACTTCACCAAGCAACAATACGGGCTTTCGCTGGGATACAATCTGGATTTAAGCATAATTAGCATTTTGCCTTATGTGGGCTTTAACTACTCAAAATTCAATGCCTTGTTTGAAAATGACATCTCATATAATGTGGGAGTAAGGCTTAAAACAAGCATTTTGCCAATCTTTGCCTCTGTAGAATACGAATACGAAAAGCTAAACTACATAAACGGCGGCAAGACAAACGCTAGCGGCTTTCTTTTCAATGTAGGCGTTTCGTTCTAA
- a CDS encoding MFS transporter: protein MQTYKKTIFALALCAFCLGVTEFVMAGVLVDVEKYFEVNAKTAGWLTTLYAIGVFIGAPLVSIPLSRYDRRLQLLINLSIFAIANFIIFLSTNFYLTAFARFIAGTQHGVFFVIATLAITSLVPSNIRSRALAVMVTGLTVALVTGVPLGTFVGHFFGFKFIFLLIFLITVFAIFGIFHLMPKNISSKPMTLGNLIPAFSHKNLLKTYTITICTCGAQFVLYTYIQKLLVEVSGFEVTSTAYILLVYGFCAILGNLYGGKLADKIGSVMSLRIILILQVAAFLLISISMYYKILVIINIACIGFLAFSTIPALKMIALHKAKRHSNPFVDSTVSVNEAAFNVGIALASWLGGVVLVKLGVEFNAVFAALFILPALLFSVLFAKDKMDYKKLEKKKSKLR from the coding sequence ATGCAAACATATAAAAAGACGATTTTTGCACTAGCTTTGTGCGCCTTTTGTTTGGGCGTTACTGAATTTGTAATGGCTGGTGTTTTAGTAGATGTGGAAAAATACTTTGAAGTGAATGCAAAGACTGCAGGCTGGCTAACTACGCTTTATGCCATAGGCGTTTTCATAGGCGCGCCACTTGTTAGCATACCTCTTAGCAGATATGATAGAAGATTGCAGCTTTTGATAAATTTAAGCATCTTCGCCATAGCGAATTTCATCATCTTTTTGAGCACGAATTTTTATCTAACCGCCTTTGCTAGATTTATAGCAGGCACTCAGCACGGGGTTTTCTTTGTCATAGCCACATTAGCAATCACATCCTTAGTTCCCTCAAACATACGCTCAAGAGCCCTAGCTGTGATGGTTACAGGACTAACGGTAGCCTTGGTTACGGGTGTGCCTTTGGGTACCTTTGTGGGACATTTTTTTGGCTTTAAATTTATCTTTTTGCTTATATTTTTAATAACCGTTTTTGCTATCTTTGGAATTTTTCATCTAATGCCCAAAAACATAAGCTCAAAGCCCATGACTTTGGGGAATTTAATACCGGCCTTTTCTCACAAAAACCTTTTAAAAACCTACACCATAACGATATGCACTTGCGGAGCGCAGTTTGTGCTTTATACCTATATACAAAAGCTTTTGGTCGAGGTGAGCGGCTTTGAGGTTACTAGCACTGCTTATATACTTTTAGTGTATGGTTTTTGCGCCATACTTGGAAATTTATACGGAGGAAAACTAGCCGACAAAATAGGCTCTGTGATGAGCTTAAGGATAATCTTAATTTTACAAGTGGCAGCATTTTTGCTCATAAGCATATCAATGTACTATAAAATTTTAGTCATTATAAACATAGCTTGCATAGGCTTTTTAGCCTTTTCAACCATACCTGCGTTAAAGATGATAGCTTTGCATAAGGCAAAAAGACACTCAAATCCCTTTGTAGACAGCACGGTTAGCGTAAATGAGGCCGCTTTTAATGTAGGCATTGCCCTTGCTTCCTGGCTAGGAGGCGTGGTTTTAGTAAAGTTAGGAGTTGAATTTAACGCAGTTTTTGCCGCACTTTTTATCCTGCCAGCACTTCTTTTTTCAGTCCTTTTTGCAAAGGATAAGATGGATTATAAAAAGCTAGAAAAGAAAAAGAGCAAGCTAAGATAA
- the rplQ gene encoding 50S ribosomal protein L17 has translation MRHRHGYRKLGRTSSHRAALLKNLSIALIKSGKIETTLQKAKELRSYIEKLVTRARVGDFNAHRIVFASLQDKESTKKLVDEVAPKFRDRKGGYTRIIKTRLRRGDAAEMAFIEFVE, from the coding sequence ATGAGACATAGACACGGATACAGAAAGCTAGGCAGAACCTCCTCTCACCGTGCTGCCTTGCTTAAAAATTTGAGCATAGCCTTAATCAAAAGTGGCAAGATAGAAACTACCTTACAAAAGGCCAAGGAGCTTCGCTCTTACATAGAAAAGCTTGTTACTAGGGCTAGGGTTGGCGATTTTAACGCACATAGAATTGTTTTTGCCTCCCTGCAAGATAAAGAAAGCACAAAAAAACTAGTGGATGAGGTAGCGCCTAAATTTAGAGATAGAAAAGGCGGCTACACTAGAATTATCAAAACTAGACTTCGCAGAGGTGACGCTGCTGAAATGGCTTTCATCGAATTTGTAGAGTAA
- a CDS encoding DNA-directed RNA polymerase subunit alpha: MKTITTSAYTPNKFEVEDISATTAKISAWPFEIGYGITLAHPLRRLLYTSTVGFAPTALHIDGVSHEFDSMRGMLEDVALFIINLKKLRFRLKNDSNKEVVDFHFKGAKEIHGRDLNNDLVEVVNEDAYLATINEDVDLKFSVIIEKGIGYVPSEDIRDMLQDNKYIALDAFFTPIREAVYDIEKVLFGDNPDYEKVVFTITTDGQISPNKAFENALEAMYKQLSVFDKITNVGTVVKNQQASNEIENMKLLQNITDLNLSARSFNCLEKAGITYIGELALMSLNELAALKNLGKKSLDEIKSIMESIGLPVGTSKLSDNKEMLRQKIAELKAQNEG; this comes from the coding sequence ATGAAGACTATTACTACATCGGCTTATACGCCTAATAAATTTGAAGTAGAGGATATAAGTGCTACTACGGCTAAAATCAGTGCTTGGCCTTTTGAGATAGGGTATGGCATAACCTTAGCTCACCCTTTAAGGAGACTGCTTTACACAAGCACCGTTGGTTTTGCGCCAACTGCACTTCATATAGACGGGGTTAGCCACGAATTTGATAGTATGCGTGGTATGCTTGAAGATGTGGCTTTGTTTATAATAAATCTCAAAAAATTGCGTTTTAGACTTAAAAATGATTCTAATAAAGAAGTGGTCGATTTTCATTTTAAGGGTGCTAAGGAAATTCACGGACGAGACTTAAATAATGACTTGGTTGAGGTTGTGAACGAAGACGCTTACCTAGCCACTATAAACGAAGATGTTGACCTTAAATTCTCTGTTATCATAGAAAAGGGCATAGGTTATGTTCCTAGCGAAGACATTAGAGATATGCTTCAAGATAACAAATACATAGCCCTAGACGCTTTTTTTACGCCTATTAGAGAGGCTGTGTATGATATAGAAAAGGTGCTTTTTGGTGATAATCCAGACTATGAAAAGGTTGTTTTTACCATAACAACAGATGGCCAAATTTCTCCAAACAAAGCCTTTGAAAATGCCTTAGAAGCTATGTATAAACAGCTTTCAGTCTTTGATAAGATTACAAATGTGGGCACTGTGGTAAAAAATCAACAAGCCTCAAACGAGATAGAAAATATGAAGTTGCTTCAAAACATCACCGACCTAAATTTAAGTGCAAGGTCCTTTAACTGCCTTGAAAAAGCGGGCATTACTTACATAGGCGAACTTGCTTTGATGAGCTTAAATGAGCTTGCGGCGCTTAAGAATTTGGGTAAAAAGTCCTTAGATGAGATAAAAAGCATAATGGAAAGCATAGGACTTCCTGTTGGAACTTCAAAACTAAGTGATAATAAAGAAATGCTTAGGCAGAAAATAGCCGAGCTTAAAGCACAAAATGAAGGATAA